In a single window of the Bacillus mycoides genome:
- a CDS encoding LytR/AlgR family response regulator transcription factor, which translates to MLKVLVVDDEMLARDELKYLLEKTKEVEIIGEADCVEDALEELMKNKPDIVFLDIQLSDDNGFEIANILKKMKNPPSIVFATAYDQYALQAFEVDALDYILKPFDEERIVQTLKKYKKQKQIKLETKQDVKSVDVTAEMHKLALPIEESIVLVNIEDIIYVGLVDGKVTVKTTRETYVTHDTLVILEKKLPQASFMRVHRSFIANINHITEIQPWFNSTYNLIMKEGSKVPVSRTYAKKLKKLLRI; encoded by the coding sequence GTGTTAAAAGTATTAGTAGTTGATGATGAAATGTTAGCACGGGATGAATTGAAATATTTATTAGAGAAAACAAAAGAAGTAGAGATAATTGGTGAGGCGGATTGTGTAGAGGATGCATTAGAAGAATTAATGAAAAACAAACCAGATATTGTTTTTCTAGATATTCAATTATCTGATGATAATGGATTTGAAATCGCGAATATATTAAAGAAAATGAAAAACCCACCTTCAATTGTGTTTGCTACTGCATATGATCAATATGCGTTGCAAGCATTTGAAGTAGATGCGTTAGATTACATTTTAAAGCCATTTGATGAAGAACGTATCGTACAGACATTAAAGAAATATAAAAAACAAAAGCAAATAAAGTTAGAAACAAAGCAAGATGTAAAGAGTGTAGATGTAACGGCCGAGATGCATAAATTAGCATTACCAATTGAAGAATCGATTGTACTCGTGAATATTGAAGATATTATATATGTAGGACTTGTGGACGGAAAGGTGACAGTAAAAACGACGAGAGAAACATATGTAACACACGATACACTTGTAATTTTGGAAAAGAAGTTGCCGCAAGCAAGTTTTATGCGTGTCCATCGCAGTTTTATTGCAAATATTAATCATATTACAGAAATACAACCATGGTTCAATTCTACATATAATTTAATTATGAAAGAAGGATCAAAAGTACCTGTTAGCCGTACATATGCAAAAAAACTCAAAAAGCTACTTCGTATTTAA